A single region of the Changchengzhania lutea genome encodes:
- a CDS encoding AsmA-like C-terminal region-containing protein, translating to MKKTLKITSISILIIMALLLVIPFAFQGQIKTMVKNFINNNLNANVEFSDVNLSFFRDFPNAHINVSNLVITNFEPFKDETLATAKDIAFSMPVKELFKTSSGDPIVVNAIEINEALLTLKTNKFGNDNYDILIEKENAATDSTYFSFDLKNYEINKSALTYIDEASDIIVHISELNHQGKGLFSANQSELQTTSDAHLSITIDSTNYLDNNAVKLDALIGLDLTNYKYTFKENKGYINQLPLEFTGYVQMLDDGQDIDISFENPSSSFKHFLAVIPEAYSKNIENVETSGDFKIKGLIKGQMTNNTIPTLDINVTSNNASFKYPDLPKRVDNISINMGIKNTTGNADDTYIDIETLNFKIDEDVFKSSATLRNLTKNMLVDATVDGTLNLANLSQAYPIDLEQNLTGILKGKINTAFDMNAIETNAYSRIKSDGYANVSNVTFANDAFNMPMQISEANMTLNAGNVNLKSFKAKTGESDISATGTITNLLGFMFSDNTLKGNFTLNSNVFKVSDFMTEEEATGENKATNKTSESLKIPAFLDCTVSAYANTVIYDDLKLQDVKGVISIKDEQVALRDVTSSLFDGTLALAGDVIANNDVSKFNLNLVADQFDISKSFNELELLQNLAPVARILQGKLNTSIGLSGNLNDDFSLDLSSVSGKALAELLTTSISANQSKVLSKLGGALSFIDFDRLDLKDLKTQLEFSNGQVSVKPFQFKYKDIVIDVFGTHGFDKTMNYNAVFNIPASYLGSEVNRLIGKIDTEEANTISIPVTAIISGTYNNPNVSTDLTSGVANLTKQLIEIEKQKLIDQGKDKVKGMLGDIISGNKNKSDSIMDKEKQNPIKEVFVDILKGNKAQTDSTQVKKADTTSASTQEGLRKVLGALIRNRAKKDTIN from the coding sequence ATGAAAAAAACATTAAAAATAACAAGCATCAGTATACTAATTATCATGGCGCTGTTATTGGTTATTCCGTTTGCGTTTCAAGGTCAAATTAAAACCATGGTCAAAAACTTTATAAACAATAACCTGAATGCGAACGTGGAGTTTAGCGATGTGAACTTAAGTTTTTTTAGGGATTTCCCAAACGCCCATATTAATGTGAGTAATTTGGTGATTACCAATTTTGAACCCTTTAAAGATGAAACATTAGCGACGGCTAAAGATATTGCCTTTAGCATGCCCGTAAAAGAGCTTTTTAAAACCAGTAGTGGCGACCCTATTGTTGTCAATGCCATTGAAATTAACGAGGCACTGCTAACGCTAAAAACCAATAAATTTGGCAACGATAACTATGACATCCTTATTGAAAAGGAAAATGCAGCGACCGACAGTACGTACTTTTCATTCGATTTAAAAAATTACGAGATCAACAAAAGCGCACTAACTTATATTGATGAAGCCTCAGACATTATAGTGCATATTTCAGAATTAAATCATCAAGGAAAAGGCCTCTTTTCTGCAAACCAGTCAGAATTACAGACCACTAGCGACGCCCACCTCAGTATTACCATAGACAGTACTAATTATTTAGATAATAATGCCGTTAAACTTGATGCGCTCATAGGATTGGATTTAACCAATTATAAGTATACCTTTAAAGAAAATAAAGGTTACATCAATCAATTACCTTTAGAGTTTACAGGCTATGTTCAAATGTTGGATGATGGTCAAGACATTGACATTTCGTTTGAAAATCCTTCGTCATCCTTTAAACATTTTTTGGCTGTTATTCCTGAAGCCTATTCAAAAAATATAGAAAACGTAGAGACCAGTGGCGATTTTAAAATTAAAGGTCTTATAAAAGGCCAGATGACCAATAACACGATTCCTACCTTAGATATCAACGTGACTTCAAATAATGCCTCATTTAAATACCCAGACCTTCCGAAACGTGTCGATAATATTTCTATAAACATGGGCATTAAAAACACAACAGGAAATGCCGATGACACCTATATAGATATTGAAACCTTAAATTTTAAAATTGATGAGGACGTTTTCAAATCGTCTGCTACATTGAGAAATTTAACAAAAAATATGCTGGTGGATGCGACGGTTGACGGCACATTGAATTTGGCCAATCTGAGCCAAGCCTACCCAATTGATTTAGAACAAAACTTGACAGGGATTTTAAAAGGAAAAATAAATACGGCTTTTGATATGAATGCCATTGAAACCAATGCCTATTCAAGAATTAAAAGTGATGGTTATGCCAACGTGAGTAATGTTACATTTGCTAACGACGCATTTAATATGCCGATGCAAATTTCTGAAGCGAATATGACTTTAAACGCAGGTAATGTCAATTTAAAATCCTTTAAAGCTAAAACCGGTGAAAGTGACATTAGCGCTACCGGAACCATTACAAACCTACTTGGCTTTATGTTTAGCGATAATACGCTAAAAGGTAATTTCACATTGAATTCTAACGTCTTTAAGGTGAGTGATTTTATGACAGAAGAAGAAGCTACTGGCGAAAACAAAGCAACTAATAAGACCTCGGAATCGCTTAAAATTCCAGCATTTCTGGATTGCACAGTGAGCGCCTATGCCAATACTGTAATTTATGATGATCTTAAATTGCAGGATGTTAAAGGCGTAATTTCCATTAAAGATGAACAAGTGGCACTCCGCGACGTCACCTCTAGCTTGTTTGACGGGACCTTAGCACTTGCGGGAGACGTTATCGCCAATAATGATGTTTCAAAGTTTAATTTAAACCTGGTCGCCGATCAATTTGATATTTCAAAATCGTTCAATGAATTGGAACTGCTTCAAAATTTGGCTCCCGTGGCTAGAATTCTTCAAGGAAAATTAAATACGAGCATTGGGCTTTCGGGTAATTTAAATGATGATTTTTCTTTAGATCTCAGTTCAGTGTCCGGAAAAGCCTTAGCCGAATTATTGACCACCAGTATTAGTGCCAATCAGAGTAAGGTGCTAAGTAAATTGGGTGGCGCTTTAAGCTTTATAGACTTTGATAGGTTGGATTTAAAGGATTTAAAAACACAATTGGAATTTTCTAACGGACAAGTAAGCGTTAAACCCTTTCAGTTTAAATATAAGGATATCGTTATTGATGTTTTTGGAACCCATGGTTTTGATAAGACCATGAACTATAATGCTGTATTTAATATTCCTGCGTCCTACTTGGGAAGTGAAGTGAACAGACTTATTGGTAAAATTGATACGGAAGAAGCAAATACCATTTCCATACCTGTGACGGCGATTATCTCTGGTACTTATAATAATCCCAATGTATCAACAGATTTAACCAGCGGGGTCGCTAATCTTACCAAGCAACTTATTGAAATCGAAAAACAAAAATTGATAGATCAAGGTAAAGATAAAGTGAAGGGCATGCTTGGTGATATTATTTCAGGTAATAAAAATAAAAGTGATTCTATTATGGATAAGGAAAAGCAGAATCCC
- a CDS encoding queuosine precursor transporter, whose protein sequence is MTIKDQLVAQRIYLLLGSLFITSLVVSNLIFQKFFYWYPLDIELFGTKLFELSVGILPYPITFLITDLISEIYGKKRANQVVVAGIFASLFSLLIISVSNAVPATAWSPVTDSMFSTVFGNTMLAVFASMMAYLFAQFVDIQIYHFWKRLTKGKHLWLRNNFSTFLSQFVDTFTVLILLCAFSIIAWDKFLGLLIAGFLFKVLIAACDTPFLYLGVYLFRKRFKLAINEEIELI, encoded by the coding sequence ATGACCATTAAAGACCAACTTGTTGCCCAACGTATCTATCTACTTTTGGGCTCGTTATTTATTACCTCCTTAGTGGTTTCTAATTTAATATTTCAAAAATTCTTTTACTGGTATCCTTTAGACATCGAATTGTTTGGGACGAAGCTTTTTGAACTTTCCGTGGGCATCTTGCCCTACCCCATTACCTTTTTAATTACAGATTTAATCAGCGAGATTTACGGTAAAAAACGCGCGAACCAAGTAGTGGTTGCTGGTATTTTTGCATCGCTTTTTTCATTATTGATTATTTCTGTATCAAATGCAGTACCCGCAACAGCATGGTCTCCCGTAACCGACAGCATGTTCTCTACCGTTTTTGGCAATACCATGCTTGCTGTTTTTGCCAGTATGATGGCCTATTTGTTTGCGCAGTTTGTCGATATTCAAATTTATCATTTCTGGAAACGACTTACCAAAGGCAAACACTTGTGGTTGCGCAATAACTTTTCAACCTTTTTATCTCAGTTTGTAGATACCTTTACCGTGCTCATTTTGTTGTGCGCCTTCAGCATTATAGCTTGGGATAAATTTTTAGGCCTGCTAATCGCTGGTTTTTTATTCAAAGTGCTTATTGCGGCCTGTGATACGCCATTTTTATACTTGGGGGTTTATCTATTCAGAAAACGGTTCAAACTAGCTATTAACGAAGAAATTGAGCTCATTTAG